In Candidatus Rokuibacteriota bacterium, the genomic stretch TCCCGCCGTTCGCCACCGCCGCCATCATGCGCGCCACCTGGAGCGGGGTCACCAGGAGCTGGCCCTGGCCGATGGAGAGGTTCACCAGGTCGCCCGACTGAGCGGCGCGGCTTCGACGGCCGCGCCTCAGGTCGAGGAACGGGACCATGCCCGGTTTCTCCCCGGGGAGCACGATCCCCGTCAGCCCTCCCAGGCCGAAGGCCCGCGCATAGCGGGTGATCGCCTCCATCCCCACTTTGAGGCCTGCGTGGTAGAAGAAGATGTTGCACGACTGGACGAGCCCCCGGTGGAGGTCCACCCAGCCGTGACCGCCTTCCTTCCAGTCCTTGAAGACGCGGTCCCCCAGGTGGAACTCGCCGTTGCAGTAGACGCGATCCATGGGCGTGAGGCTCCCCTCCTGGAGCCCCGCCGCTGTCACGACCACCTTGAAGAGCGAGCCCGGAGCGTACTGGCCCTGGAAGGCGCGGTTCAGGAGGGGCGCCTGAGGATCCCGCACGAGGCGGAGCCAGGCTTCCCGCCCGAGAGGGCCCGTGAACTGATCGAGGTCGAAGGCCGGGCCCGAGGTCATCGCGAGGATGTCGCCGGTCCGCGGATCCATCACGACCGCCGCGCCCGCGCGGTCGCCCATCGCCCGCTCGAGGACCTCCTGGATCCTGCGATCCACCGTCGTGACCACGTGGGCTCCCGGCACCGGCTCCTGGCGCCTGAGCACTTGCACGGGACGGCCGAGGGCATCCACCTCGATCCGCTCGCCGCCGTCGCGACCCCTGAGGTATTCGTCCAGGAGCCGCTCGAGCCCGCTCTGCCCCGCCATGTCCCCGCGCCGGTAGCGGCCCTGGCGGAGCTGCTCGTCGCTCACCTCGCGGACGTAACCCAGAAGATGCGCGGCGAAGCGGCTCGTGGGGTAGGCGCGTTGCGGCTCGACCTCGACGACGACGCCCGGAAGCTCGAGCCGCCACTCCTCCACGCGCGTGACCTCCTCGAGCGTGAGGCCGCGGCGCACGCGCACCGGCATGAACGAGTCCGGCGGGACGCGCTCGACGGCCTCGGCGAGCTCCGAGTAGGGGATCCTGAGGAGCGCGGCCAGGCGCGCGAGGACGGTCTGGCGGTTCTCCATCTCGCTGGCGATCAGCGAGAGCGTGAAGGCGGGACGGTTATCGACGAGGGGAATCCCGTTCCGGTCCAGGAGGATCCCGCGCGGGGCCGCGGCGGGGCGGAGGCGGATCCGGTTCTTCTCGGAGAGCTCGCGGAAGTAGCCGCCCTCGAGGACCTGGAGGTACCAGAGCTGGCCGAGCAGGACGACGAACCCGGCCGCGGTCGCCGCCGTCATGACGATCAGCCGGCGGCGCCAGGCATCCCGCCCCACGGTCAGAGGCTCCGGCGGGCCCGGGCCCAGTCGAGGGCCAGCGTCACGGCCGACCCGATGAAGCCGTTGTAGAGCGCCTGGGGGAGGATGACGTAGAGCATCATCTCCGCGAACTCGGCGGGGAAGTGAAAGAGCTGGAGGAGCGCGAAGCGAAGGATGCCCTCGGCCAGCGTGAGCAGGACGAGGCCGGCGACCTGGACGACGGGGTTCTCGACCGAGAACCAGCCGCGGAGGAGGCCGACGCCGAAACCCGCGAGCGCCTTGGTCAGCGCCTGAGCGCCCACGAAGGTCCCGCTCGCCACGTCCTGGATCAGGCCCGTCGCAAAGCCCGAGAGGCAGCCCACCTCCGGCCCCTTACGGAGGCCGAGAAAGGCCGTGAGGATCAGCGGGATGTCGGGCGTCACGGGGCCGACCTGGAGCACCGGGGCGAGGCTGGACTGAGCGATCCCGCCGCCGAAGATCATGAGGGCGAGCGTCAGCCGCATACGCTATCTCGAGGCGAAGTGGGCGCCCAGATCCGCCGCCGACTGGCTCACGAGGAGGAGAACCTCTTCGACGCGGGAGAAGTCCACGACCGGCGCGAGCCCCGCGTAGCCGAACAGGCCCGAGACGCGGTCCTCCACTGCACTCACCCGTCCGACGGGGAGCCCTCGCGGGAACAGCCCGCCGACGCCCGAGGTCACGATTAGGTCTCCCACCTGGACGCCCGCGCTCGCGCGCGCGAGAAACTTGAAGCGGACCCCGCCTCCGGGCGCTCCCTCCACCAAGCCCTGGGCGCGCGTCCGCTGGACGACGGCGCCCACGCTCGAGGCGGGATCATTCAGGAGCTGGATGACGGCCGCGTTCGCCCGAACCGTCACGACGCGCCCGACGAGGCCCCCGGGCACGATCACCGCCGTCAGGCGTCCGACGCCGTCATTCCGGCCGCGGTTCACCGTGAGAGAGCGGACCCAGCCACCCCACTCCTTCCCGATGACCTCACCGGA encodes the following:
- the mreD gene encoding rod shape-determining protein MreD gives rise to the protein MRLTLALMIFGGGIAQSSLAPVLQVGPVTPDIPLILTAFLGLRKGPEVGCLSGFATGLIQDVASGTFVGAQALTKALAGFGVGLLRGWFSVENPVVQVAGLVLLTLAEGILRFALLQLFHFPAEFAEMMLYVILPQALYNGFIGSAVTLALDWARARRSL
- the mreC gene encoding rod shape-determining protein MreC is translated as MPYRKYVLLVSVLVVSLLLLTLQIPGQAAWGPGEFVSWFTIPAQVLVTKAHRSALGLWSTYRSWQELRAENRALHTEAERLRVESLQAAEIREENSRLRRLLALKERLPLETLSGEVIGKEWGGWVRSLTVNRGRNDGVGRLTAVIVPGGLVGRVVTVRANAAVIQLLNDPASSVGAVVQRTRAQGLVEGAPGGGVRFKFLARASAGVQVGDLIVTSGVGGLFPRGLPVGRVSAVEDRVSGLFGYAGLAPVVDFSRVEEVLLLVSQSAADLGAHFASR
- the mrdA gene encoding penicillin-binding protein 2 produces the protein MGRDAWRRRLIVMTAATAAGFVVLLGQLWYLQVLEGGYFRELSEKNRIRLRPAAAPRGILLDRNGIPLVDNRPAFTLSLIASEMENRQTVLARLAALLRIPYSELAEAVERVPPDSFMPVRVRRGLTLEEVTRVEEWRLELPGVVVEVEPQRAYPTSRFAAHLLGYVREVSDEQLRQGRYRRGDMAGQSGLERLLDEYLRGRDGGERIEVDALGRPVQVLRRQEPVPGAHVVTTVDRRIQEVLERAMGDRAGAAVVMDPRTGDILAMTSGPAFDLDQFTGPLGREAWLRLVRDPQAPLLNRAFQGQYAPGSLFKVVVTAAGLQEGSLTPMDRVYCNGEFHLGDRVFKDWKEGGHGWVDLHRGLVQSCNIFFYHAGLKVGMEAITRYARAFGLGGLTGIVLPGEKPGMVPFLDLRRGRRSRAAQSGDLVNLSIGQGQLLVTPLQVARMMAAVANGGILWKPRVVQRVERADGRLLHTEANEMNGYVELAPVVWEFLRFALWGVVNEGGTGAAARLPGVEIAGKTGTAQTTARSETGRGPDHAWFAAYAPAGDPQVVVALVVERGGMGGRVAAPIARKIFQGIFMEKVAMAGASS